In Bacillus sp. 2205SS5-2, the following are encoded in one genomic region:
- a CDS encoding DUF6509 family protein encodes MNITGHTVEKLHDPTGILSGDRYEFFLTLEVPNDDELFSEHGLYLKVTFVNEEEASKIAQYQFIEQTTEQYLDFALEEEEEELVKSYCQQNIKS; translated from the coding sequence ATGAACATAACTGGACATACAGTAGAAAAACTACATGACCCTACTGGGATATTAAGTGGAGATCGATATGAGTTTTTTCTTACATTAGAAGTACCTAATGACGACGAACTGTTTTCTGAGCATGGTCTTTATTTAAAGGTGACATTTGTAAACGAAGAAGAAGCCTCGAAAATCGCTCAGTATCAATTTATTGAACAAACAACAGAGCAGTATCTTGATTTTGCGCTTGAAGAAGAGGAAGAAGAATTAGTGAAAAGTTATTGCCAACAAAATATTAAATCATAA